The nucleotide sequence CGACGCGCACGCTCCTTCGCCTTGAGCGACAGGGTGGCCACGCCGTCGATGCGCACCTCCCCCATCTGCGGGCGCAACAGCCCGTCGATGAGCTTGATCATCGTTGACTTTCCGCAGCCGTTCGGGCCCACGACGCTCGTCACCGCGCCGCGGGGAAACGCGGCGCTCAGCCCCTCGATGAACGGCTCCTTGCCGTAGGAGAACGACACGTCGCGCACCTCGATGGCCGCGGCGTGTCCTGCGTCGGCGCTAATCAAGGGAACCCCTCCTGTTCTTCAAGATGAGGTAGATGAAGAACGGCCCGCCGAGAAACGCCATGAGGATGCCCACGGGCACCTCGTAGGGCGCGAACAGCACGCGCGACAACAGGTCGCACACGACGACGAACGCCGCGCCGCATACGGCGGACAGCGGCAGCACGATGCGGTTGTCGTGCCCGACGAAGAACCGCACGAGGTGCGGGATGATGAGCCCCACGAACCCGAGCAGGCCCGCGAAGCTCACGGCCGCGCCCGCCAGCACGGCGGCGAGGCCGAGCATGGCGAGCCTCGTCGCCCCCACGTTCATGCCAAGCGCATGCGCCGTGTCGTCGCCGAGGGCCATGATGTTGAGCTTGCCCGCCGAGAGCAGCGCCACGACCAGGCCTCCCAGAATGTAGGCCGCCGGCCACGCGAGGTCGTCCATGAGCACGCCGGCCAGGCCTCCCACGAGGAACGCCGACGAGCCGACGTAGGCGTCGGGGTTCACGATGAGGATGGTGTTCATGCCCGCGCCGAACACCGACGTGATGGCGATGCCGGCCAGCACCACGGTGAGCCTCGACGTGCTCGCGCCCAGCGAGATGCCGAAGATGATGAGCGCCGTGGCGAGCGCCCCGAGGAAGGCCGCGAGCGGCGGCAGCCACAG is from Gordonibacter urolithinfaciens and encodes:
- a CDS encoding FecCD family ABC transporter permease is translated as MTPFNREKAAPLAIVVSVAVLAAVTAAAFLVGSTSVSLGDLVAWATGGDVSASAKSILVNVRLPRVLAALLAGGALAVAGAIIQAVLDNPLASPNIIGINSGAGLFVLIAASVFPSVLWLPPLAAFLGALATALIIFGISLGASTSRLTVVLAGIAITSVFGAGMNTILIVNPDAYVGSSAFLVGGLAGVLMDDLAWPAAYILGGLVVALLSAGKLNIMALGDDTAHALGMNVGATRLAMLGLAAVLAGAAVSFAGLLGFVGLIIPHLVRFFVGHDNRIVLPLSAVCGAAFVVVCDLLSRVLFAPYEVPVGILMAFLGGPFFIYLILKNRRGSLD